In the genome of Pelodiscus sinensis isolate JC-2024 chromosome 3, ASM4963464v1, whole genome shotgun sequence, one region contains:
- the CCSAP gene encoding centriole, cilia and spindle-associated protein isoform X1: protein MVPARPRVKSEYMKRFKEPQWEACGPCYRELLRYRLSRRLLEQAHRPWLWDGWEPDSSGSSAGSPSPPSASPPAAQQQEAAPGPAAGSSSHAGEPGAAGRASPAEPPRAAEKEVKKDNQGKAAEWSSVKQTDKSTSRTGQHPSQSALSSRNDRRSAKSPQRTDVAKEHKHPFALYGWGEKHTDTGSQKTHNVCASASVHEIHESALRARNRRQVEKRKLSQRRVRSADVDRTWKAKSSPPDNPWMTEYMRCYSARAR, encoded by the exons ATGGTGCCCGCGCGGCCCCGCGTGAAGAGCGAGTACATGAAGCGCTTCAAGGAGCCCCAGTGGGAGGCGTGCGGCCCCTGCTACCGGGAGCTGCTGCGCTACCGCCTCAGCCGCCGCCTGCTGGAGCAGGCGCACCGGCCCTGGCTCTGGGACGGCTGGGAGCCGgacagcagcggcagcagcgccggctccccctcgccccccagcgccagccccccgGCCGCGCAGCAGCAAGAGGCAGCGCCCGGTCCCGCcgctggcagcagcagccacgcTGGGGAGCCGGGCGCAGCGGGGAGGGCGAGCCCGGCGGAGCCCCCGCGTGCAGCGG AAAAAGAAGTCAAGAAAGACAATCAAGGAAAAGCTGCAGAATGGAGTTCAGTAAAACAAACTGACAAGTCAACCAGCCGTACAGGACAACATCCAAGTCAAAGTGCCTTGTCCAGTCGGAATGATCGAAGATCAGCCAAAAGTCCTCAAAGGACAGATGTGGCAAAGGAGCATAAACATCCATTTGCTTTATATGGCTGGGGAGAAAAACATACAGATACAGGGAGCCAGAAAACTCACAACGTCTGTGCTTCTGCCTCAGTGCATGAA ATCCATGAGTCTGCACTGCGAGCAAGGAACAGACGGCAAGTGGAGAAAAGGAAATTGTCTCAGAGGCGAGTGCGCTCTGCAGATGTGGACCGAACCTGGAAAGCAAAGTCTTCCCCACCAGATAATCCCTGGATGACTGAGTACATGAGATGCTACTCAGCAAGAGCTCGGTGA
- the CCSAP gene encoding centriole, cilia and spindle-associated protein isoform X2, which yields MVPARPRVKSEYMKRFKEPQWEACGPCYRELLRYRLSRRLLEQAHRPWLWDGWEPDSSGSSAGSPSPPSASPPAAQQQEAAPGPAAGSSSHAGEPGAAGRASPAEPPRAAEKEVKKDNQGKAAEWSSVKQTDKSTSRTGQHPSQSALSSRNDRRSAKSPQRTDVAKEHKHPFALYGWGEKHTDTGSQKTHNVCASASVHEACSCEMLKIGPVTYVNATYPVVIGHDP from the exons ATGGTGCCCGCGCGGCCCCGCGTGAAGAGCGAGTACATGAAGCGCTTCAAGGAGCCCCAGTGGGAGGCGTGCGGCCCCTGCTACCGGGAGCTGCTGCGCTACCGCCTCAGCCGCCGCCTGCTGGAGCAGGCGCACCGGCCCTGGCTCTGGGACGGCTGGGAGCCGgacagcagcggcagcagcgccggctccccctcgccccccagcgccagccccccgGCCGCGCAGCAGCAAGAGGCAGCGCCCGGTCCCGCcgctggcagcagcagccacgcTGGGGAGCCGGGCGCAGCGGGGAGGGCGAGCCCGGCGGAGCCCCCGCGTGCAGCGG AAAAAGAAGTCAAGAAAGACAATCAAGGAAAAGCTGCAGAATGGAGTTCAGTAAAACAAACTGACAAGTCAACCAGCCGTACAGGACAACATCCAAGTCAAAGTGCCTTGTCCAGTCGGAATGATCGAAGATCAGCCAAAAGTCCTCAAAGGACAGATGTGGCAAAGGAGCATAAACATCCATTTGCTTTATATGGCTGGGGAGAAAAACATACAGATACAGGGAGCCAGAAAACTCACAACGTCTGTGCTTCTGCCTCAGTGCATGAA GCCTGCTCCTGTGAGATGCTGAAGATTGGTCCTGTTACCTATGTAAATGCCACTTACCCAGTTGTGATTGGACATG ATCCATGA